The following proteins are co-located in the Telopea speciosissima isolate NSW1024214 ecotype Mountain lineage unplaced genomic scaffold, Tspe_v1 Tspe_v1.0123, whole genome shotgun sequence genome:
- the LOC122647722 gene encoding LOW QUALITY PROTEIN: general transcription factor IIH subunit 2-like (The sequence of the model RefSeq protein was modified relative to this genomic sequence to represent the inferred CDS: deleted 1 base in 1 codon), with amino-acid sequence MDFRPSWMVVVAKQVEAFIREFFDQNPLSHIGLVTIKDGVAQCLTDLGGSPESHVKALMGKLECSGDSSLQNALDLVHGYLNQIPSYGHREVLILYSAVSTCDPGDVMETIQKCKKSKIRCSVVGLSAEIYLCKHLCQETGGSYTVALDESHFKELLLEHAPPPPAIAEFAVHANLIKMGFPQRVAEGFVSICACHKEAKVGGGYTCPRYKARVCELPTECRICGLTLVSSPHLARSYHHLFPITPFDEVPSSLLNNPQHQLPRI; translated from the exons ATGGACTTCCGACCAAGTTGGATGGTTGTAGTTGCAAAACAAGTAGAAGCCTTCATTAGAGAGTTCTTTGATCAGAACCCACTTAGTCATATTGGCCTGGTAACTATAAAAGATGGGGTTGCTCAGTGCTTAACAGATTTAGGTGGCAGTCCAGAATCCCATGTAAAGGCATTGATGGGCAAACTGGAGTGCTCAGGTGATTCCTCTCTACAGAATGCTCTAGATCTTGTTCATGGCTATCTGAACCAAATCCCATCCTATGGTCATCGCGAAGTCTTAATATTATATTCTGCTGTCAGTACCTGCGATCCAGGGGATGTAATGGAGACTATCCAGAAATGCAAGAAATCCAAAATAAGGTGTTCAGTTGTTGGTCTTTCTGCAGAAATTTATCTATGTAAACATCTTTGTCAAGAAACTGGAGGTTCATATACGGTGGCACTGGATGAG TCACATTTTAAAGAGTTGTTGCTGGAGCATGCTCCTCCACCTCCTGCAATAGCAGAATTTGCTGTT CATGCTAATTTGATCAAGATGGGCTTCCCACAAAGAGTAGCAGAGGGTTTTGTCTCTATATGCGCTTGCCACAAAGAAGCCAAGGTTGGTGGCGGCTATACATGTCCAAGATACAAAGCACGTGTTTGTGAGCTACCTACTGAATGTCGGATTTGTGGGTTGACGCTTGTTTCATCTCCCCATTTGGCTAGGTCATATCATCATCTATTTCCCATAACACCATTTGATGAGGTACCTTCCTCGCTTTTGAACAATCCACAACACCAGTTACCAAGAATTTGA